The Bacillus carboniphilus genome contains a region encoding:
- the rpmD gene encoding 50S ribosomal protein L30, protein MAKKIAITLTRSVIGRPENQRVTVKTLGLNKLNQTVIHEDNAAIRGMVNKVSHLVKVEEQ, encoded by the coding sequence ATGGCAAAAAAAATAGCAATTACCCTCACTCGCAGTGTCATTGGTCGTCCAGAAAATCAACGTGTGACTGTTAAAACACTTGGTCTTAACAAACTGAACCAAACTGTTATACATGAAGATAATGCTGCAATTCGTGGTATGGTCAATAAGGTATCACACTTAGTGAAGGTTGAAGAACAGTAA
- a CDS encoding adenylate kinase gives MNLLVMGPPGAGKGTQAEKIVEKYNIPHISTGDMFRAAIKEETELGLKAKSFIDQGALVPDEVTIGIVRERLGKDDCKKGFLLDGFPRTVAQAEALENILNSLNKSIDYVINIKVDHSILLERLTGRRICKSCGATYHTLFNPPTKEGICDKCGGELYQRNDDNEETVENRLNVYVKQTEPLLNFYKSKGYLKHIDGQQHIDHVFDSICQLVGGNDK, from the coding sequence ATGAATTTGTTAGTAATGGGCCCACCAGGTGCTGGTAAAGGGACTCAGGCAGAGAAAATTGTTGAAAAGTATAACATCCCTCATATCTCAACAGGAGATATGTTTAGAGCTGCCATCAAGGAAGAGACAGAACTTGGTCTTAAAGCTAAATCTTTTATCGATCAAGGAGCTCTAGTCCCAGACGAAGTGACTATTGGTATTGTTCGCGAAAGATTAGGTAAAGATGACTGTAAGAAAGGTTTTCTATTAGACGGTTTTCCAAGAACAGTCGCGCAAGCTGAAGCATTAGAAAACATCTTAAATAGTTTAAATAAATCCATCGACTATGTAATAAATATTAAAGTCGACCATTCTATTCTTCTTGAACGTTTGACAGGTAGAAGAATTTGTAAAAGTTGTGGTGCTACCTATCATACATTATTCAATCCTCCTACTAAGGAAGGAATATGTGATAAGTGTGGCGGAGAGCTTTATCAACGGAATGATGATAATGAAGAAACGGTTGAAAATCGTTTGAATGTTTATGTTAAGCAAACTGAACCATTATTGAACTTCTATAAGTCAAAAGGTTATCTTAAGCATATAGACGGTCAGCAACATATTGATCATGTATTCGACTCAA
- the rplO gene encoding 50S ribosomal protein L15 — protein sequence MKLHELKPTEGSRKERNRVGRGTGSGNGKTSGRGHKGQKARSGGGVRPGFEGGQLPLFKRLPKRGFTNINRKEYAIVNIETLNRFNDGDEITPELLLEVGLVSKLNAGIKVLGNGKLEKKLSVKANKFSASAKEAIESAGGTTEVI from the coding sequence ATGAAACTTCATGAACTAAAACCAACAGAGGGTTCACGTAAAGAACGTAATCGTGTCGGTCGTGGTACTGGGTCTGGTAATGGTAAAACATCTGGAAGAGGTCATAAGGGTCAAAAAGCTCGTTCGGGTGGAGGCGTTCGCCCAGGTTTTGAAGGTGGTCAGCTTCCTCTATTCAAACGTTTACCAAAACGTGGTTTTACAAACATTAACAGAAAAGAGTATGCCATCGTCAATATCGAAACATTAAATCGTTTCAATGATGGAGATGAAATTACTCCAGAGCTTCTTTTAGAAGTAGGTTTAGTTAGCAAACTAAATGCTGGGATAAAGGTTCTTGGTAACGGTAAGCTTGAAAAGAAACTTTCTGTCAAAGCCAATAAGTTTTCAGCTTCTGCTAAAGAAGCTATAGAAAGTGCTGGCGGCACAACAGAGGTGATTTAA
- the secY gene encoding preprotein translocase subunit SecY: MFKTISNFMRVGDIRNKIIFTLLMLVVFRIGTFIPVPHVNADVLKMQDDVSVFGVLNTFGGGALQNFSLFAMGIMPYITASIIIQLLQMDVVPKLTEWSKQGEVGRRKIAQLTRYGTIILGFIQALGMSYGFNTMVGGMLIEDPGITTYLIIALVLTAGTAFLMWLGEQITSKGVGNGISIIIFAGIVSAIPTTVNQYFSQQFVDAGDQLFIRIVTVLLIVLAIIAVTVAVIFVQQALRKIPIQYSKRAGGNAQVGNHSTHLPLKVNAAGVIPVIFAVSFIITPQTIASFFGSNDVTDFIRNTFDYTQPIGMIIYVALIIAFTYFYTFVQVNPEQMADNLKKQGGYIPGIRPGKNTQEFVTKVLYRLTFVGAIFLAVISILPVFFINFAGLPQSAQIGGTSLLIVVGVALETMKQLESQLVKRHYKGFMKG; this comes from the coding sequence ATGTTTAAAACAATCTCCAATTTTATGCGCGTGGGTGATATACGAAATAAAATCATATTCACCCTTTTAATGTTAGTCGTGTTTCGTATTGGTACATTTATTCCTGTACCGCACGTAAATGCCGATGTTTTGAAAATGCAAGATGATGTGAGTGTTTTTGGAGTTCTGAATACTTTTGGTGGAGGAGCTCTTCAAAACTTTTCATTGTTTGCTATGGGAATTATGCCTTACATTACCGCTTCAATTATTATTCAATTGTTGCAAATGGATGTAGTACCTAAGCTCACTGAATGGTCAAAACAGGGAGAAGTAGGAAGACGTAAGATCGCTCAGTTAACTCGTTACGGTACGATCATACTAGGTTTTATCCAAGCGTTAGGAATGTCCTACGGTTTTAATACAATGGTAGGTGGGATGCTGATCGAAGATCCTGGTATTACTACCTACTTGATTATTGCTCTAGTTCTTACGGCTGGTACGGCGTTCTTAATGTGGTTAGGTGAACAAATCACTTCCAAAGGTGTAGGGAATGGAATCTCTATTATCATCTTTGCAGGAATCGTGTCTGCTATTCCTACTACAGTAAACCAGTATTTTAGTCAGCAATTTGTTGATGCTGGTGATCAATTGTTCATACGAATTGTTACTGTACTACTCATCGTATTAGCAATCATTGCAGTAACTGTCGCAGTCATCTTTGTGCAACAAGCACTTAGAAAAATTCCAATTCAATATTCAAAACGAGCAGGTGGAAATGCACAAGTAGGAAACCATTCTACTCACTTACCTTTAAAAGTGAATGCAGCAGGAGTTATTCCGGTAATCTTTGCGGTATCCTTTATTATCACACCTCAAACGATTGCTTCATTCTTCGGTTCAAATGATGTTACAGACTTTATTAGAAATACATTTGATTATACACAACCGATTGGAATGATCATCTATGTTGCTTTAATTATTGCTTTTACGTATTTTTACACGTTTGTTCAAGTTAACCCTGAGCAAATGGCTGATAATTTAAAGAAACAAGGTGGATATATTCCAGGTATCAGACCAGGGAAAAATACACAAGAGTTTGTAACGAAAGTCTTGTATCGTCTTACATTTGTAGGAGCAATCTTCCTTGCAGTGATTTCTATTCTTCCTGTGTTTTTCATTAACTTTGCGGGTCTCCCACAAAGTGCACAGATCGGTGGAACGAGTTTACTGATTGTCGTCGGTGTTGCTTTAGAGACGATGAAACAACTTGAAAGTCAACTTGTGAAACGTCATTATAAAGGCTTTATGAAAGGTTGA